A window of the Catenulispora sp. GP43 genome harbors these coding sequences:
- a CDS encoding YchJ family protein → MPRKERRGGNAKAIPSACPCGTGKPYADCCAALHSGQATAATAEQLMRSRYSAFAVQDGAYLLKTHHPSTRPTTLDFEPKLRWTGLEILGTTGGTAFHTDGTVEFIAHYTESGRAGSMRENSSFVRENGNWVYLTAV, encoded by the coding sequence GTGCCGCGTAAAGAACGCCGGGGCGGAAACGCTAAAGCGATTCCCTCTGCATGTCCCTGTGGGACCGGGAAGCCATACGCCGACTGCTGTGCCGCACTGCACTCCGGACAAGCAACCGCCGCGACAGCGGAACAGCTCATGCGCTCCCGCTATAGCGCCTTCGCTGTACAGGACGGCGCGTACTTGTTGAAGACACACCACCCCTCAACACGCCCCACGACCCTCGACTTCGAGCCGAAGCTCCGCTGGACCGGCCTGGAGATCCTCGGCACCACCGGCGGCACGGCGTTCCACACCGACGGCACCGTCGAATTCATCGCGCACTACACGGAATCCGGCCGCGCCGGCTCCATGCGGGAGAACAGTTCCTTCGTCCGCGAGAACGGGAACTGGGTCTACCTGACCGCTGTGTAG
- a CDS encoding DUF2277 domain-containing protein, whose product MCRSIKTLREPYVADPTAEDVRAAALQYVRKISGFRAPSKANTEAFEQAVDAIAAATQELLDHLEVRKQVPSAA is encoded by the coding sequence ATGTGCCGAAGCATCAAGACCCTCCGCGAGCCCTATGTGGCCGACCCCACCGCCGAGGACGTCCGCGCCGCAGCGCTCCAGTACGTCCGCAAGATCAGCGGTTTCCGCGCGCCGAGCAAGGCCAACACCGAGGCCTTCGAGCAGGCCGTGGACGCCATCGCGGCGGCGACCCAGGAACTCCTGGACCATCTCGAAGTCCGTAAGCAGGTGCCTAGTGCCGCGTAA
- a CDS encoding M56 family metallopeptidase, translated as MNVNVYLPLLAALVLGAAGPALGRRLPPAVATVLLTAAALVTALTSLASLALLAGVVLLRVPEFAAEGRLSDAVLMHGPVSPLAGAAAGAALLGLLPFAIRGGIRLWRESARTYRLAKAFSAHPASIAVIEDPRAQAFAVPGIPSLPGHAAIPTRIVATDSLLRTLDEDQRRAMFAHEQAHLRRRHHLYLLLTNLAAVANPLLWRLPDAVTEATERWADEDAAIEVGDREILARALGRAALSNLPRTVPAMAQAHVGKRVRALMAPPPPRRRALAVLVGIAIAVTVWASIDSARETENFFDTARDAWHVTHQQSLEHRQSLEHPHLVSSRD; from the coding sequence GTGAACGTCAACGTGTACCTCCCGCTGCTGGCCGCGCTCGTACTGGGCGCCGCGGGCCCGGCCCTGGGCCGCCGCCTGCCGCCGGCCGTGGCCACCGTCCTGCTCACCGCGGCGGCGCTGGTCACTGCCCTCACCTCGCTCGCCTCGCTGGCCCTGCTGGCCGGCGTCGTCCTGCTGCGGGTCCCGGAGTTCGCCGCCGAGGGCCGGCTGTCCGACGCGGTCCTCATGCACGGCCCGGTGAGCCCGCTGGCCGGCGCCGCCGCGGGCGCCGCGCTCCTGGGCCTGCTCCCCTTCGCGATCCGCGGCGGCATCCGCCTGTGGCGCGAATCCGCGCGCACCTACCGCCTGGCCAAGGCCTTCTCGGCCCACCCGGCGAGCATCGCGGTGATCGAGGACCCCCGCGCCCAGGCCTTCGCCGTACCGGGGATCCCGTCGCTGCCCGGCCACGCCGCGATCCCGACCCGCATCGTCGCCACCGACTCGCTGCTGCGCACCCTCGACGAGGACCAGCGCCGCGCGATGTTCGCCCACGAGCAGGCCCACCTGCGCCGCCGGCACCACCTCTACCTGCTCCTGACCAACCTCGCCGCGGTCGCGAACCCGTTGCTGTGGCGGCTGCCGGACGCGGTCACCGAGGCCACCGAGCGGTGGGCCGACGAGGACGCCGCGATCGAGGTCGGCGATCGCGAGATCCTGGCCCGGGCGCTCGGCCGGGCCGCCCTGTCGAACCTCCCCCGCACCGTCCCGGCGATGGCGCAGGCGCATGTGGGCAAACGCGTCCGCGCGCTGATGGCGCCGCCCCCTCCGCGCCGTCGCGCACTCGCCGTACTGGTGGGAATCGCTATAGCGGTGACCGTATGGGCCTCGATCGACTCCGCCCGGGAGACCGAGAACTTCTTCGACACCGCGCGCGACGCCTGGCATGTCACGCACCAGCAAAGCCTGGAGCACCGGCAAAGCCTGGAGCACCCGCATCTCGTCAGCTCGCGGGATTAG
- a CDS encoding BlaI/MecI/CopY family transcriptional regulator, which yields MATGRRPSGALEQEVLAALWAAGRPLTPAAVQEQVGGGLAYTTVKTILDRLHEKKMLTRVREGKAYAYTPVVEQADLAAEAMRAALEGSSDRPAVLSKFLGEISPDDAAMIRELLGDSP from the coding sequence ATGGCCACCGGACGCAGACCCTCCGGAGCGCTGGAGCAGGAAGTGCTGGCCGCGCTGTGGGCGGCGGGCCGCCCGCTGACCCCGGCCGCGGTCCAGGAGCAGGTGGGCGGCGGTCTGGCCTACACCACGGTGAAGACGATCCTGGACCGCCTGCACGAGAAGAAGATGCTCACCCGCGTGCGCGAGGGGAAGGCCTACGCCTACACGCCGGTCGTGGAGCAGGCCGACCTCGCGGCCGAGGCCATGCGCGCCGCGCTGGAGGGCAGCAGCGACCGCCCGGCCGTGCTGTCGAAGTTCCTCGGCGAGATCTCCCCCGACGACGCGGCGATGATCCGCGAGCTGCTGGGTGACTCGCCGTGA